One genomic region from Mangifera indica cultivar Alphonso chromosome 17, CATAS_Mindica_2.1, whole genome shotgun sequence encodes:
- the LOC123200309 gene encoding DNA repair protein RAD51 homolog isoform X1, whose product MEQQQRNQKLAQNEELEEIQHGPFPVEQLQASGIAALDIKKLKDAGLCTVESVVYSPRKELLQIKGISEAKVDKIIESASKLVPLGFTSASQLHAQRLEIIQITSGSRELDKILEGGIETGSITEIYGEFRSGKTQLCHTLCVTCQLPLDQGGGEGKAMYIDAEGTFRPQRLLQIADRFGLNGADVLENVAYARAYNTDHQSRLLLEAASMMVETRFALMIVDSATALYRTDFSGRGELSARQMHLAKFLRSLQKLADEFGVAVVITNQVVAQVDGSAIFAGPQIKPIGGNIMAHASTTRLALRKGRGDERICKVISSPCLAEAEARFQISTDGVTDVKD is encoded by the exons GCATCAGGCATTGCTGCCCTTGACATAAAGAAGCTCAAGGATGCAGGTCTTTGCACAGTTGAATCTGTTGTTTATTCCCCAAGGAAAGAACTTTTGCAAATCAAGGGAATCAGTGAAGCAAAAGTTGACAAGATCATTGAGTCTG CTTCTAAACTTGTACCATTGGGTTTCACCAGTGCCAGCCAACTTCATGCCCAGAGGCTTGAGATAATTCAGATAACATCTGGATCAAGGGAGcttgataaaattttggaag GAGGAATTGAGACAGGATCTATCACTGAGATATATGGTGAGTTTCGCTCTGGAAAGACTCAGCTATGTCACACATTATGTGTCACATGCCAA CTTCCGTTAGATCAAGGAGGTGGTGAGGGGAAAGCAATGTACATTGATGCTGAGGGCACGTTCAGGCCACAGAGACTCTTACAAATAGCTGACAG GTTTGGTTTGAATGGTGCTGATGTCTTGGAAAATGTGGCCTATGCTAGAGCATATAACACTGATCATCAATCACGGCTTTTGCTTGAAGCAGCCTCCATGATGGTGGAAACAAG GTTTGCCCTTATGATAGTGGACAGTGCTACTGCTCTCTACAGGACAGATTTCTCTGGAAGAGGAGAACTATCAGCGCGGCAAATGCATCTTGCAAAATTTCTGAGGAGCCTTCAGAAGTTAGCAGATGAG TTTGGTGTTGCTGTAGTGATTACTAATCAAGTAGTTGCACAAGTGGATGGCTCTGCCATATTTGCTGGACCTCAGATTAAACCTATTGGTGGAAATATCATGGCACATGCGTCTACAAcaag GCTTGCTCTTCGGAAGGGAAGAGGTGATGAGCGCATCTGTAAAGTAATAAGCTCTCCTTGTTTGGCTGAAGCAGAAGCTCGATTTCAGATTTCTACAGATGGCGTTACTGATGTCAAGGACTGA
- the LOC123200309 gene encoding DNA repair protein RAD51 homolog isoform X2, translated as MEQQQRNQKLAQNEELEEIQHGPFPVEQLQASGIAALDIKKLKDAGLCTVESVVYSPRKELLQIKGISEAKVDKIIEAASKLVPLGFTSASQLHAQRLEIIQITSGSRELDKILEGGIETGSITEIYGEFRSGKTQLCHTLCVTCQLPLDQGGGEGKAMYIDAEGTFRPQRLLQIADRFGLNGADVLENVAYARAYNTDHQSRLLLEAASMMVETRFALMIVDSATALYRTDFSGRGELSARQMHLAKFLRSLQKLADEFGVAVVITNQVVAQVDGSAIFAGPQIKPIGGNIMAHASTTRLALRKGRGDERICKVISSPCLAEAEARFQISTDGVTDVKD; from the exons GCATCAGGCATTGCTGCCCTTGACATAAAGAAGCTCAAGGATGCAGGTCTTTGCACAGTTGAATCTGTTGTTTATTCCCCAAGGAAAGAACTTTTGCAAATCAAGGGAATCAGTGAAGCAAAAGTTGACAAGATCATTGA GGCAGCTTCTAAACTTGTACCATTGGGTTTCACCAGTGCCAGCCAACTTCATGCCCAGAGGCTTGAGATAATTCAGATAACATCTGGATCAAGGGAGcttgataaaattttggaag GAGGAATTGAGACAGGATCTATCACTGAGATATATGGTGAGTTTCGCTCTGGAAAGACTCAGCTATGTCACACATTATGTGTCACATGCCAA CTTCCGTTAGATCAAGGAGGTGGTGAGGGGAAAGCAATGTACATTGATGCTGAGGGCACGTTCAGGCCACAGAGACTCTTACAAATAGCTGACAG GTTTGGTTTGAATGGTGCTGATGTCTTGGAAAATGTGGCCTATGCTAGAGCATATAACACTGATCATCAATCACGGCTTTTGCTTGAAGCAGCCTCCATGATGGTGGAAACAAG GTTTGCCCTTATGATAGTGGACAGTGCTACTGCTCTCTACAGGACAGATTTCTCTGGAAGAGGAGAACTATCAGCGCGGCAAATGCATCTTGCAAAATTTCTGAGGAGCCTTCAGAAGTTAGCAGATGAG TTTGGTGTTGCTGTAGTGATTACTAATCAAGTAGTTGCACAAGTGGATGGCTCTGCCATATTTGCTGGACCTCAGATTAAACCTATTGGTGGAAATATCATGGCACATGCGTCTACAAcaag GCTTGCTCTTCGGAAGGGAAGAGGTGATGAGCGCATCTGTAAAGTAATAAGCTCTCCTTGTTTGGCTGAAGCAGAAGCTCGATTTCAGATTTCTACAGATGGCGTTACTGATGTCAAGGACTGA
- the LOC123200676 gene encoding conserved oligomeric Golgi complex subunit 3 encodes MATKSTPPSLPKSGAISKGYNFASTWEQNTPLSDQQQSAILTLSHAVGERPFPLNLVQENVHGQDNGLSVSAKDYTFGDSDTIEAVLVNTNQFYKWFNDLELAMKSETEEKYRHYVNTLTERIQTCDDILGQVDQTLDLFNELQLQHHAVATKTKTLHDACDRLVIEKQRLIEFAEALRSKLKYFDELENIATSFYSPNMNVGNGNFLPLLKRLDECISYVESNPQYAESSVYLLKFRQLQSRALGMIRSHVLSILKSASSQVQAAIRSSVGSKTSVSEGVEASVIYVRFKAAASELKPVLEEIESRSSRKEYAQILAECHKLYCEQRLSLVKGIVQQRISEFAKNEALPSLTRSGCAYLMQVCQLEHQLFDHFFPSSSDDISNLAPLVDPLSTYLYDTLRPKLIHETKVDLLCELVDILKVEVLGEQLIRRSESLAGLHPTLERILADVHERLTFRARTHIRDEIANFIPSDEDLNYPAKLEQSAETKSETNSADGNPDVFKTWYPPLEKTISCLSKLYQSLEPAVFTGLAQEAVEVCSDSIQKASKLVAKRSTPMDGQLFLIKHLLILREQIAPFDIEFSVTHKELDFSHLLDHLRRILRGQASLFDWSRSTSLARTLSPRVLESQIDAKKELEKSLKATCEEFIMVVTKLVVDPMLSFVTKVTAVKVSSSGSQNKKVDSLLAKPLKDQAFATPDKVAELVQKVNDAIQQELPPVLAKMKLYLQNPSTRTILFKPVKTNIVEAHIQVQKLVKEEYSPEEQSLINMVSIPDLQAQLDSLL; translated from the exons ATGGCGACCAAATCAACTCCTCCAAGTCTCCCAAAGTCTGGAGCCATCTCCAAAGGCTACAACTTCGCTTCTACTTGGGAACAG AATACTCCTTTATCGGACCAACAGCAATCGGCTATACTCACCCTATCTCATGCTGTCGGTGAGCGGCCGTTTCCGCTCAATCTGGTTCAAGAGAACGTCCACGGTCAGGACAATGGCTTGTCCGTCTCTGCCAAAGACTACACGTTTGGAGATTCTGACACTATCGAAGCTGTTTTAGTCAATACGAATCAG TTTTATAAATGGTTTAACGATCTTGAATTAGCTATGAAATCCGAG ACAGAGGAGAAATATCGGCATTATGTTAACACTTTAACGGAGCGTATACAAACGTGTGATGATATTCTTGGTCAA GTGGATCAGACACTTGACTTGTTTAATGAACTACAGCTTCAGCACCATGCAGTAGCGACAAAGACTAAAACACTTCATGATGCATGTGATCGATTG GTAATAGAGAAACAAAGACTGATTGAATTTGCAGAAGCACTTCGGAGTAAGCTCAAGTATTTTGATGAATTGGAGAAT ATTGCTACTAGTTTTTATTCTCCGAACATGAATGTTGGAAATGGAAATTTTCTCCCTTTGCTCAAACGTCTTGATGAGTGCATATC ATATGTTGAGAGTAATCCCCAATATGCAGAATCAAGTGTTTATTTGCTCAAATTTCGACAACTCCAG TCTCGAGCCCTGGGCATGATACGCTCTCATGTACTTTCTATTCTCAAAAGTGCTTCTTCTCAG GTCCAAGCAGCAATCCGGAGCAGTGTTGGTAGCAAAACATCTGTTTCTGAGGGTGTAGAGGCTTCTGTGATCTATGTCCGTTTCAAGGCTGCAGCAAGTGAG CTTAAGCCAGTGTTGGAGGAAATTGAAAGCAGATCTTCGAGAAAAGAGTATGCTCAGATCCTTGCTGAATGCCACAAATTGTATTGTGAACAGAGGCTTTCCTTG GTGAAAGGTATTGTCCAGCAGCGGATATCTGAATTTGCCAAGAATGAGGCTTTGCCATCATTGACTAGATCAGGATGTGCATATCTAATGCAG GTCTGTCAGCTGGAGCATCAGCTATTTGATCATTTTTTCCCATCTTCTTCagatgatatttcaaatttggCTCCATTGGTTGATCCTTT GTCTACTTACTTGTATGACACACTGCGGCCAAAGCTCATTCATGAAACAAAAGTGGACCTTCTCTGTGAACTTGTTGACATCCTTAAAGTGGAAGTCCTGGGAGAACAACTCATTAGACGAAGTGAGTCATTAGCTGGTCTGCATCCTACATTAGAAAGAATTTTAGCAGATGTTCATGAGCGATTGACTTTCCGTGCTCGAACACATATTCGTGATGAG ATAGCGAATTTTATTCCTTCAGATGAAGATTTAAATTACCCTGCAAAGCTGGAGCAATCTGCTGAGACAAAATCGGAAACTAACTCT GCTGATGGAAATCCGGATGTGTTCAAAACTTGGTACCCACCATTAGAAAAAACTATATCCTGCCTTTCGAAGTTGTATCAATCTTTAGAACCAGCAGTCTTCACTGGTCTGGCACAG GAAGCTGTGGAAGTTTGCTCTGACTCAATACAG AAAGCTAGCAAGCTTGTTGCAAAGAGATCAACACCTATGGATGGGCAACTATTCCTTATCAAGCATCTTCTAATCTTAAGGGAACAG ATTGCTCCATTTGATATAGAATTTTCTGTCACGCACAAGGAACTTGATTTCTCGCACTTGCTG GATCACCTGAGAAGGATACTTAGAGGTCAAGCCTCACTATTTGACTGGTCTAGATCAACTTCGTTGGCAAGGACCTTATCTCCTCGTGTCTTGGAAAGTCAAATAGATGCTAAGAAG GAATTGGAGAAAAGCCTAAAAGCCACTTGTGAGGAGTTCATTATGGTAGTTACTAAGCTAGTTGTGGATCCCATGCTTTCATTTGTTACCAAG GTGACAGCTGTAAAAGTGTCCTCCTCTGGCAGTCAGAATAAAAAAGTAGACTCGCTTTTGGCAAAACCACTCAAGGATCAAGCTTTTGCTACTCCAGATAAGGTGGCTGAACTCGTTCAGAAG GTAAATGATGCAATTCAGCAAGAGTTGCCACCAGTGCTGGCAAAGATGAAACTTTATCTGCAGAATCCATCAACTCGAACAATACTTTTCAAACCAGTGAA GACAAATATTGTGGAAGCTCATATTCAAGTGCagaaattggtgaaagaagagtACTCCCCTGAAGAACAAAGTCTCATCAATATGGTATCCATACCGGATCTGCAAGCACAACTGGACAGTCTTCTTTAG
- the LOC123200533 gene encoding AT-rich interactive domain-containing protein 4-like — protein sequence MMFHAQGSSRNPCSLLAVLSKKFADKKQKRAASDEKPQYPFPELSSSGRLEVQVLTNPSTDEFRRLLESSEPNILYLQGEQIDDSEDIGSLVWGDFDLSTPEALCGLFGSTLPTTVYLEVPNGEKLAEALHSKGVPYVIYWKHSFSCVTACHFRQALLSVVQSSCSHTWDAFQLAHASFRMYCVRNNNDLPSNSQKASSKLGPYLLGDPPKIDVALPEVDMQREEDSPENLPSIKIYDDDVTLRFLVCGFSCILDACFLESLEDGLNALLNIEVRGSKLHNRTSAPPPPLQAGTFSRGVVTMRCDLSTCSSAHISLLVSGSAQTCFNDQLLENHIKNEIIENSQLAHALPSSKESKVPSSEPRKSASIACGASVFEVCMKVPTWASQVLRQLAPDLSYCSLVMLGIASIQGLSVASFEKDDAERLLFFCTNQGKELRTENASLTRPPSWLVSPAPSRKRSEFCRETKGLEAENGGNVRPKVNAAAMRPIPHTPHHKMLPFSGFSVAEKYDGEQAKPTLPVAPMKHVAVGSTPVTHRKSSSSYQAQQIISLNPLPLKKHGCGRAPILVCSEEEFLRDVMQFLILRGHTRLVPQGGLAEFPDAILNAKRLDLFNLYREVVSRGGFHVGNGINWKGQVFSKMRNHTLTNRMTGVGNTLKRHYETYLLEYELAHDDVDGECCLLCHSSAPGDWVNCGICGEWAHFGCDRRQGLGAFKDYAKTDGLEYVCPQCSVTNFKKKSQKTSNGF from the exons ATGATGTTTCATGCACAAGGTTCTTCAAGGAATCCTTGTAGTTTGCTTGCAGTTCTAAGCAAGAAATTTGCTGATAAAAAGCAAAAAAGGGCAGCTTCTGATGAAAAGCCCCAGTACCCGTTTCCAGAACTCTCATCATCTGGTCGACTTGAG GTTCAAGTTTTGACTAATCCTAGTACTGATGAATTCCGGCGACTTCTTGAATCATCAGAGCCTAATATTTTGTATTTGCAAGGAGAGCAAATTGATGATAGTGAAGATATTGGCTCTCTGGTCTGGGGAGATTTTGACTTGTCCACCCCAGAAGCCTTATGTGGGCTTTTTGGCTCCACATTGCCTACTACT GTTTATTTAGAGGTTCCAAATGGTGAAAAACTGGCAGAGGCACTTCATTCTAAG GGAGTTCCTTATGTTATATATTGGAAACATTCATTTTCATGCGTTACAGCTTGTCATTTTCGTCAGGCACTTTTGTCGGTGGTGCAAAG TTCATGCAGTCATACATGGGATGCATTCCAACTGGCCCATGCATCATTCCGGATGTATTGTGTACGAAACAACAATGATTTGCCTTCTAATAGCCAGAAAGCTAGTAGTAAGCTGGGACCATATTTGCTTGGGGACCCTCCCAAGATCGATGTTGCTCTGCCTGAGGTAGATATGCAGCGGGAAGAAGATTCTCCTGAGAATCTTCCTTCTATAAAGatatatgatgatgatgtgaCCTTGAGATTTCTTGTTTGTGGATTTTCATGTATATTG GATGCATGCTTTTTGGAATCTCTGGAGGACGGACTAAATGCTCTCTTAAACATTGAA GTACGAGGAAGTAAACTCCATAATCGGACAAG TGCTCCGCCGCCACCACTTCAGGCTGGAACATTTTCTCGTGGTGTAGTTACCATGAGATGTGATTTATCAACCTGTAGTTCTGCCCACATATCACTTCTAGTATCTGGGAGTGCACAGACTTGTTTTAATGATCAG CTTTTGGAAAACCATATAAAGAATGAAATTATTGAGAATAGTCAGTTAGCTCATGCATTGCCAAGCTCCAAGGAAAGCAAAGTGCCTTCATCTGAGCCTCGAAAATCTGCTTCAATAGCCTGTGGAGCAAGTGTTTTTGAAGTTTGCATGAAGGTTCCCACATGGGCTTCACAG GTTTTAAGGCAACTGGCACCAGATTTATCTTATTGCAGCTTAGTTATGCTGGGAATTGCTAGCATTCAAGGGTTATCTGTTGCTTCATTTGAAAAAGATGATGCTGAACGCCTGCTTTTCTTTTGTACAAATCAGGGAAAAGAACTGCGTACTGAAAATGCTAGTCTCACTAGGCCACCTAGTTGGTTAGTATCTCCTGCACCTAGTCGTAAAAGATCTGAATTTTGCAGAGAAACTAAAGGTCTTGAAGCTGAAAATGGAGGTAATGTTAGACCAAAAGTGAATGCAGCGGCAATGAGGCCAATCCCTCATACTCCTCATCATAAGATGCTTCCTTTTTCGGGATTTTCTGTGGCTGAAAAATATGATGGTGAACAAGCAAAGCCTACCTTGCCAGTGGCCCCAATGAAGCATGTTGCTGTGGGTTCTACTCCAGTGACACATAGGAAATCATCGAGTTCTTATCAAGCTCAACAGATTATTTCATTAAATCCACTACCCCTTAAGAAACATGGCTGTGGTAGAGCCCCAATACTAGTTTGCTCAGAG GAGGAATTTTTGAGGGATGTAATGCAATTTTTAATTCTTCGTGGGCATACTCGTCTTGTTCCTCAAGGTGGGCTAGCAGAGTTTCCTGACGCCATTCTCAATGCTAAACGACTTGACCTTTTCAACTTGTATAGAGAG GTGGTTTCAAGGGGAGGCTTTCATGTTGGAAATGGCATCAACTGGAAAGGACAAGTTTTCTCAAAGATGCGCAATCATACATTGACTAATAGAATGACT GGTGTTGGCAATACTCTAAAACGACATTATGAAACTTACCTTTTAGAATATGAATTGGCTCATGATGATGTAGATGGAGAATGCTGCTTACTGTGTCACAG TAGTGCACCAGGTGATTGGGTTAATTGTGGAATATGCGGTGAGTGGGCGCATTTTGGGTGTGATAGGCGGCAGGGGCTTGGTGCCTTTAAG GACTATGCAAAGACAGATGGGTTGGAGTACGTCTGTCCACAATGCAGTGTCACCAATTTCAAGAAGAAATCCCAGAAGACATCAAATGGCTTTTGA